The following are encoded together in the Drosophila sechellia strain sech25 chromosome 3R, ASM438219v1, whole genome shotgun sequence genome:
- the LOC6606884 gene encoding uncharacterized protein LOC6606884: MLKYTVLVLLIGIPKLLLQAQVPYEAIFVSVTSAENSKPFDLSNLRLIGRERILNGTFEILEDLDEEHFQISVEIYANAARDGNFKLIPMSIPRQGLCTFFKKYGFYLRDCIKNGINTDLYVNTTSCLFPKGKYYLKNVTINVQNWPIIMQRGLCRHVGTLYKDDVLVGSYNITSSIEDRAPKYY, from the exons ATGTTGAAATACACAGTGCTCGTTTTACTTATAGGGATACCCAAGTTATTG TTGCAAGCACAAGTGCCGTATGAGGCGATCTTTGTGTCAGTGACCAGTGCAGAGAACTCCAAACCATTTGACCTTTCAAATCTTCGACTGATTGGTCGCGAGCGTATTTTGAATGGGACTTTTGAAATACTCGAGGATTTGGACGAAGAACATTTTCAGATATCTGTGGAAATTTACGCGAATGCTGCTCGCGACGGCAATTTTAAGCTAATTCCCATGAGCATTCCACGTCAAGGATTGTGTACattctttaaaaaatatgGTTTCTATTTGAGGGACTGCATAAAAAATGGCATAAACACCGATTTATATGTAAACACAACTTCTTGCTTGTTTCCCAAAGGAAAGTACTATTTAAAGAACGTCACTATAAACGTGCAAAATTGGCCAATAATAATGCAGCGCGGCCTTTGTCGACACGTTGGAACTCTCTATAAAGATGATGTACTGGTTGGCTCATATAATATTACCTCCTCCATCGAAGACCGTGCTCCAAAATATTATTAA